CGTGAGAGTAAATATATTTATTAATTAGTCAGTTAGTTAAGGTATGGTCCCTGGTTTATCTCACCAGGGACCTGTTAGCATAATGGTGTACAGGCGGCTCGATCTGCTCAAAAAAACATTTAAATAACCAATTATCTAACTTTCAGCAGCACTAAAAAACATAATATTTTACAGTGAGTGCCATTTTGTTACGCTAACTTTTGCTACATTAATCACCCGGAAAACTGTATCTAACAAAACTATAACAATCGTTACTGTCTGGGTGGCAAAATGGGTGCAACGCAAAAAACGCAGTACATTCAGGATCTGATCGCGTGGATTGAAGATAATCTGACGGAAGAGCTGAATATCGATACCATCGCGCAAAAATCAGGTTATTCAAAATGGCATATGCAACGGCTGTTTAAGGAGATGACCGGCCAGACCGTCGCCGCCTATGCCCGTAAACGGCGTCTTACTAAATCCGCTATGGCGCTGCGGCTAACGCGCCTGTCGCTGATTGATATCGCCCTGCGTTACGGATTCGATACGCAGCAAAACTTCACCCGCGCGTTTCGCAATCAGTTTGCCCTGACGCCCCATGCCTATCGTTATGCCAGCGAACTGAACACCGCCGCTTTTCATAGCCGTTTCCAGCCAGTAAGGGATAATACGCTGCGCCCGGAACTGGTTACGCTGCCTGCCAGGGTTATTTATGGCGAGAAAGAAGAATATCAGTGTTTATATGGCGATTTTGTCGAAGATAAACAACAGATTCTGAGCAACTATTTCAGTGATTTTATTCGGGATAATAAGGGAAGCCGTGCGTCAGCTTTTGTCACCCTGGAATTTGGTGCCTGTGCGCAGCGCAAAGAATATCACCGGGTTTCATTAATGCGTGGGCTGGAGCAGCGGGAAGGAGAATATTCCTTACAGGCGCAGCGTGATATTTTACCTGCCGGGCTCTGGTTAAAACTCCCTTATCAGGGCGATCCGCGGGATTTTAGCGCTTTTATTATTGAAGCCTATTATCGTCATCTGGCGCAGCCGGGTTTATCACGGCGTCCCGGTCCCGATCTGCAAACGTTCGATCTCATCAACTGTACACCGGAACGGCTGGTAGGGCATTTTTTCATGCCGGTTAGCAGCCATTTGCCCACTACGGCTCCGCTGGCTTCCTGAACAGTAAATAATCATCAGAAAATTCAGCGCTGCGCTTCTGGCGCAGCGCAATAAGCAAATAAAAATAACCTCA
The sequence above is a segment of the Mixta intestinalis genome. Coding sequences within it:
- a CDS encoding helix-turn-helix domain-containing protein; this translates as MGATQKTQYIQDLIAWIEDNLTEELNIDTIAQKSGYSKWHMQRLFKEMTGQTVAAYARKRRLTKSAMALRLTRLSLIDIALRYGFDTQQNFTRAFRNQFALTPHAYRYASELNTAAFHSRFQPVRDNTLRPELVTLPARVIYGEKEEYQCLYGDFVEDKQQILSNYFSDFIRDNKGSRASAFVTLEFGACAQRKEYHRVSLMRGLEQREGEYSLQAQRDILPAGLWLKLPYQGDPRDFSAFIIEAYYRHLAQPGLSRRPGPDLQTFDLINCTPERLVGHFFMPVSSHLPTTAPLAS